A window of Cheilinus undulatus linkage group 1, ASM1832078v1, whole genome shotgun sequence contains these coding sequences:
- the heatr3 gene encoding HEAT repeat-containing protein 3 — protein MGKSKTTKFKRPQFNAVGLPANAVREDAVEEEHDEDCCPAAELLEKLQSPGADVREFACASISRVVQQSQTIPGFLQRDAVRRLGPMLLDSSLAVRETATGALRNLSACGGQEVCEDMVKHDVMTPLTALLRECCAGFDGAAVSMTDQKNPVEDVANEAVNLLWNLCESSSQALSVFNKAGLLDVVVQCMERHPHNTELAISAAHCLHTVTEDNPELLCSLNTAVLGVLENTLLSSQPGMAHTLLRTLAAGTLWNMKGSLPAARQAQTLNAVVATLSQCLDLDSGSLIPELKQAEEERNRNTPASADAVELAAGELAEEDMAEEEEGPKHRRNGKAVRADNDFSDLLPRGKEELREATALLTAQQTSLEIIVNMCCSDDPSDDEWEEESSSDESDMGPDGLCDGVSNLMSPLCLSAEVHAALINHNIPEKVLKKTGSPRKEAMDVCRRNPSWRSLIKKMQRVQSRALTCLHSILSTMDAESLGGAEALQEAAQHLSLLVFGAEEIPKDEEFLEAVISAMRSLLQMIASKNIPQCMTPQQLMSLSEAATHCEVVSVRVNAVAILGITGSTLAKEKGTAETLQMIGKALLQVATRDADLVVNGEALDALFDVFADGDEAEKAAKNIQLLPSLKALQPVFKAKIRKEGRGKYSPQQLCVLDNIKINLRRFIGYLEKVVKK, from the exons atgggtaaaagtaaAACTACAAAGTTTAAGCGTCCACAGTTTAACGCTGTCGGACTGCCGGCCAATGCTGTGAGAGAGGACGCTGTGGAGGAAGAGCACGATGAAGACTGCTGTCCAGCTGCGGAGTTACTGGAAAAA TTGCAGAGTCCTGGTGCAGACGTCCGAGAGTTTGCATGTGCCAGCATTTCTCGTGTGGTTCAGCAGAGTCAGACCATCCCAGGTTTCCTCCAGAGAGATGCTGTGAGGCGTCTTGGACCCATGCTGCTGGACAGCAGCTTGGCTGTCAGGGAGACTGCCACAGGAGCGCTCAG GAATCTGAGTGCATGCGGAGGTCAGGAGGTGTGTGAGGACATGGTGAAGCACGACGTCATGACTCCTCTGACAGCACTGCTTAGAGAG TGCTGTGCGGGGTTTGATGGCGCTGCTGTATCGATGACTGACCAGAAAAATCCAGTGGAGGATGTAGCCAATGAGGCTGTGAATCTGCTGTGGAATCTCTG TGAGAGCAGCAGTCAGGCGCTGTCTGTGTTTAACAAAGCTGGTCTCCTTGATGTGGTGGTTCAGTGTATGGAAAGACACCCACACAACACTGAACTGGCTATCTCTGCTG CTCACTGTCTGCACACTGTGACTGAGGATAACCCAGAGCTGCTCTGTAGTTTAAATACTGCTGTGCTCGGAGTCCTGGAGAATACACTGCTATCATCTCAGCCTGGCATGGCACACACTCTCCTCAGGACATTAGCTGCAG GGACTCTATGGAACATGAAGGGAAGTCTGCCAGCTGCCCGTCAGGCGCAGACCCTCAATGCCGTGGTGGCCACTTTGTCTCAGTGCCTGGACCTGGACTCAGGATCACTGATACCTGAACTCAAACAGGCAGAAGAGGAGCGTAACAGAAACACACCAGCTTCTGCAGACGCCGTAGAGCTGGCAGCAGGAGAGCTGGCTGAGGAGGATATGGCCGAGGAGGAGGAAGGACCTAAACACAGGAGGAATGGAAAAGCCGTGAGGGCTGATAACGACTTCTCTGACCTCTTACCT AGGGGCAAGGAGGAGCTGAGGGAGGCAACGGCCTTGCTGACAGCCCAGCAAACGTCCTTGGAGATCATTGTCAACATGTGCTGCTCTGATG ACCCTTCAGATGATGAGTGGGAGGAGGAGTCGAGCAGCGATGAAAGTGACATGGGCCCTGATGGCCTCTGTGATGGAGTATCAAATCTAATGTCTCCACTGTGTTTATCTGCTGAAGTCCATGCAGCCTTAATCAACCACAACATCCctgaaaag gtCCTCAAAAAGACTGGCTCACCAAGAAAAGAGGCCATGGATGTGTGCCGAAGGAACCCCTCCTGGAGAAGCCTGATAAAAAA GATGCAGCGTGTTCAGTCCCGGGCACTGACCTGCCTTCACAGCATCCTCTCCACCATGGATGCAGAGTCGCTGGGAGGAGCAGAAGCCCTGCAGGAGGCAGCACAGCACCTGTCCTTGCTAGTTTTTGGAGCAGAAG AGATCCCTAAAGATGAGGAGTTCCTAGAGGCTGTCATCAGCGCCATGCGATCTCTTTTACAGATGATTGCCTCCAAAAATATCCCCCAG TGTATGACCCCCCAGCAGCTAATGAGTCTGAGCGAAGCAGCCACTCACTGTGAAGTTGTCAGTGTGAGGGTTAATGCCGTCGCCATTCTGGGCATCACTGGCAGCACATTAGCCAAAGAGAAGGGAACTGCTGAAACACTTCAG ATGATCGGGAAGGCCTTGCTTCAAGTTGCCACGAGGGATGCTGACCTGGTTGTGAATGGCGAAGCCCTCGATGCCCTGTTTGATGTGTTTGCAGATGGAGACGAGGCAGAGAAAGCTGCTAAAAACATCCAGTTACTACCTTCACTAAAGGCACTTCAACCTGTCTTCAAGGCAAAG ATTCGTAAAGAAGGACGAGGAAAGTACAGCCCTCAGCAGCTGTGTGTGTTAGACAACATCAAAATCAACCTTAGAAGATTTATTGGTTATCTGGAGAAGgtggtgaaaaaataa
- the cnep1r1 gene encoding nuclear envelope phosphatase-regulatory subunit 1 isoform X1 produces MSDHLLQRKDCKHLDLKAFERRLTEYVSCLQPATGRWRMILIVVSVCTATGAWNWLIDPDTQKVSFFSSLWNHPFFTISCITLIALFFAGIHKRVVAPSIIAARCRTVLAEYNMSCDDTGKLILKPRPNIQ; encoded by the exons ATGTCTGACCATCTACTTCAGCGAAAAGACTGCAAACATCTGG ACCTGAAGGCGTTTGAGAGAAGACTGACAGAGTATGTCTCCTGTTTACAACCCGCAACAGGCAGGTGGAGAA TGATTCTAATCGTAGTGTCTGTGTGTACGGCCACTGGGGCTTGGAACTGGTTAATAGACCCCGACACACAGAAG gtttctttcttttcatctCTATGGAATCACCCCTTCTTCACCATCAGCTGCATCACTCTTATAGCTCTCTTCTTTGCTGGGATACACAAAAGAGTTGTGGCACCATCAAT TATTGCTGCTCGCTGTCGGACAGTTTTAGCAGAATACAACATGTCCTGTGATGAT ACGGGGAAACTTATTCTCAAGCCACGACCTAACATCCAGTAA
- the cnep1r1 gene encoding nuclear envelope phosphatase-regulatory subunit 1 isoform X2: protein MNSLEQAEDLKAFERRLTEYVSCLQPATGRWRMILIVVSVCTATGAWNWLIDPDTQKVSFFSSLWNHPFFTISCITLIALFFAGIHKRVVAPSIIAARCRTVLAEYNMSCDDTGKLILKPRPNIQ, encoded by the exons ATGAACTCCCTGGAGCAGGCCGAAG ACCTGAAGGCGTTTGAGAGAAGACTGACAGAGTATGTCTCCTGTTTACAACCCGCAACAGGCAGGTGGAGAA TGATTCTAATCGTAGTGTCTGTGTGTACGGCCACTGGGGCTTGGAACTGGTTAATAGACCCCGACACACAGAAG gtttctttcttttcatctCTATGGAATCACCCCTTCTTCACCATCAGCTGCATCACTCTTATAGCTCTCTTCTTTGCTGGGATACACAAAAGAGTTGTGGCACCATCAAT TATTGCTGCTCGCTGTCGGACAGTTTTAGCAGAATACAACATGTCCTGTGATGAT ACGGGGAAACTTATTCTCAAGCCACGACCTAACATCCAGTAA
- the LOC121515489 gene encoding arylamine N-acetyltransferase, pineal gland isozyme NAT-10-like, whose product MNLEEYFKRIGFHGSFEKPDLVTLKLIHKQHIMSIPFENLSIHSGETITLDLMTIFEKIVRCSRGGWCMENNLLFGWVLREMGYDTTTLGSRVFSSVLNDFPTVESHLINMVTIDGKAYIADVSFGVSSQIREPLELISGKDQPQAAGIFRLTDKGDLWVLEKTGRKPELLNPDFAKSGLVNRKDTYTIYGFTLAQREIDHFSEINKKLQTDPTSLFTNKSICSLQNPTGFRALIGWTYSEVTFKPERGVDILDMRDITDEEIESILKEKFSIKLKNKLLPVSKTVDYKL is encoded by the coding sequence ATGAATTTGGAGGAATACTTCAAAAGAATTGGTTTCCATGGCTCATTTGAAAAGCCTGATCTTGTGACACTGAAGTTGATCCACAAACAGCACATCATGTCGATCCCATTTGAAAACCTCAGTATTCACAGTGGTGAGACGATCACCCTGGACCTGATGACCATCTTTGAAAAGATTGTCAGGTGCAGCCGTGGAGGTTGGTGCATGGAGAACAACCTACTGTTTGGGTGGGTGCTGAGAGAAATGGGCTATGACACCACAACCTTGGGCTCCAGAGTTTTCAGCAGTGTCCTCAATGACTTTCCAACAGTTGAGTCTCATCTCATTAACATGGTCACCATCGATGGAAAGGCTTATATAGCAGATGTAAGCTTTGGGGTGTCTTCTCAAATACGGGAGCCTCTGGAGCTCATTTCTGGGAAAGACCAACCTCAGGCAGCGGGCATCTTTCGTCTCACAGACAAGGGTGACCTCTGGGTGCTGGAGAAGACTGGTAGAAAGCCGGAGCTTCTGAATCCAGACTTTGCTAAATCAGGGCTGGTAAACAGGAAGGATACATATACAATCTATGGCTTCACACTGGCGCAGCGTGAGATAGATCATTTCTCAGAGATCAACAAGAAACTCCAGACAGACCCTACTTCACTGTTCAcaaataaatccatctgctctTTGCAAAACCCAACAGGATTCAGAGCCCTTATTGGCTGGACATACAGCGAGGTCACCTTCAAACCTGAGAGAGGTGTTGATATCCTAGACATGAGAGACATAACAGATGAAGAGATAGAATCAATTCTGAAAGAAAAGTTTAGCATAAAACTAAAGAATAAACTGCTGCCTGTTTCTAAAACAGTAGACTACAAGCTCTGA